The Hevea brasiliensis isolate MT/VB/25A 57/8 chromosome 1, ASM3005281v1, whole genome shotgun sequence genome has a window encoding:
- the LOC110659394 gene encoding protein terminal ear1 homolog: protein MLAQKGLNPEAPEYFPNYCNPQFTRLLFCVNSTDSFYYPSVGPSTYVCYSGSCHPKNETVVTGSAGPSSVAQSMQTHLVHEPQLEQGPGRATKVISTRDAKGGYSKYRRGRCSINGRENQKKTWRAKGDSGKNCNQKQDYNCRRLARASAGPSRQNRPVLPLRPDGELTTVMIRNIPNRYTRELLMEFLDKHCMLENQKAKLQKSDCEETILSAFDFLYLPMDFGNHANKGYAFVNFTDPRAAWKFYAAVHSQRWELFQSTKICEISSARLQGKEGLVKHFQNSCFDCGTDDYLPVCFSPPRDGSRIIVKQRIIGRRVGKC from the exons ATGTTAGCTCAAAAAGGCTTGAACCCAGAAGCTCCTGAGTACTTCCCAAATTACTGTAACCCACAATTTACCCGACTTCTGTTTTGTGTGAATTCAACTGATTCATTCTACTACCCTTCAGTAGGACCATCCACTTATGTTTGCTATTCTGGTTCTTGTCATCCGAAGAACGAAACTGTGGTGACAGGGTCCGCAGGCCCTTCTTCGGTTGCACAGTCTATGCAAACCCACTTGGTGCATGAACCCCAGTTGGAGCAAGGACCTGGAAGGGCTACCAAAGTGATTAGTACAAGAGATGCAAAAGGTGGCTACTCTAAGTATCGCAGAGGTCGTTGTTCTATTAATGGCCGGGAGAATCAAAAGAAGACGTGGAGGGCTAAGGGTGATAGTGGGAAAAATTGCAATCAGAAGCAAGATTATAATTGTAGAAGACTTGCACGGGCTTCTGCGGGTCCTTCAAGACAGAATCGTCCTGTGTTGCCCCTCCGACCGGATGGAGAACTCACAACCGTCATGATTAGAAATATTCCTAACAGATACAC CCGTGAGTTGTTGATGGAATTCCTTGATAAACACTGCATGCTAGAGAATCAGAAGGCGAAGCTCCAAAAGTCTGATTGCGAAGAGACAATCTTGTCAGCTTTCGATTTCTTGTATCTTCCTATGGACTTTGG AAACCACGCCAACAAGGGCTATGCATTTGTTAATTTTACTGACCCAAGAGCCGCGTGGAAGTTTTACGCTGCAGTTCACAGTCAGCGTTGGGAGCTATTTCAATCAACTAAGATTTGTGAGATATCCAGTGCAAGACTCCAG GGAAAGGAGGGACTGGTGAAGCATTTTCAGAATTCATGTTTCGATTGTGGAACTGATGATTATTTGCCAGTATGTTTCAGCCCTCCCCGTGATGGTTCAAGGATAATAGTGAAGCAAAGGATAATAGGGAGACGTGTTGGTAAGTGTTAA